One Pantoea eucalypti genomic region harbors:
- a CDS encoding zinc ribbon domain-containing protein, which produces MMVMCEKCQQPLSLSNGEIICSACGAHYPAKPCCPECHQPLDVLKACGAVDYFCRNGHGLISRKRVLFQPPGH; this is translated from the coding sequence ATGATGGTGATGTGTGAAAAATGTCAGCAACCGCTGTCGCTCAGCAACGGTGAAATTATCTGCAGTGCCTGTGGTGCACATTATCCCGCGAAACCCTGTTGCCCTGAGTGTCACCAGCCGCTTGACGTACTCAAAGCCTGCGGTGCAGTGGACTACTTTTGCCGCAATGGACATGGTCTGATCTCCCGCAAGCGCGTACTGTTCCAGCCGCCAGGTCACTAA
- a CDS encoding glucose/quinate/shikimate family membrane-bound PQQ-dependent dehydrogenase — MAETSSRAGKGLGIASMLLGLVLLATGLFFAIGGGKLAALGGSWYFLIAGIVTVLSAIQFFRRKSSAVVLFLLVFAGTLIWSLFDAGLDFWPLVSRLMVPAGLTLLAFLIWPSLRKHEGKHSLAKPSYAFAAVLAAGMVATLVQMFQPHPTVAATGEELPLIPVDKAKQQKDWDNYGNTPQGSRFVALDQITRDNVKDLQVAWTFRTGDTPVSPTGNGAEDQQTPLQIGNTLYLCTPHNNVIAVEANTGKQLWKREINAQAEVWPRCRGLAYFDATKPLQQPDKPGSVPVTAAVLPAGDSCQRRILMNTIDARLIAINADNGEFCEDFGNHGIVDLKAGLGQAPDPQYQLTSAPTLAGTTVVVGGRVADNVQTDMPGGVLRGFDVITGKMRWAFDPGNVDPNAILMPGKDYTRSTPNSWAPMSYDPAMNTVFIPMGSSSVDLWGANRTALDHKYGASVLALDATTGKEKWVYQTVHNDLWDFDLPMQPSLIDFPQKDGSTTPAVVIGGKTGMIFVLDRMTGKPLTKVEELPMPQGHIPNEQYTKTQPHSTGMPQIGNQTLKESDMWGATPFDQLACRIGFKSMRYDGLFTVPDTDKSLSFPGSLGGMNWGSMSIDPNNHLLFVNDMRLGLWVQMIPADTNKTARGSNGGEAINTGMGAVPLKGTPYAVNKNRFMSPLGIPCQKPPFGTLSAIDLKTQKIVWQVPVGTVQDTGPFGIKMRVKMPIGMPTLGGTLATQGGLVFIAGTQDYYLRAFDASTGKEVWKARLPVGSQGGPMSYVSPKDGKQYILISAGGARQSPDRGDYVIAYALPDSK; from the coding sequence ATGGCTGAAACATCCTCCCGCGCCGGAAAGGGGCTGGGAATCGCATCCATGCTGCTCGGACTGGTGCTGCTTGCCACCGGTCTGTTTTTTGCAATTGGCGGCGGTAAACTGGCCGCCCTGGGCGGCAGTTGGTACTTTTTAATTGCGGGTATTGTTACTGTCCTCTCCGCAATCCAGTTCTTCCGTCGCAAATCTTCGGCAGTGGTTCTGTTCCTGCTGGTCTTTGCTGGCACCCTGATCTGGTCGCTGTTTGACGCAGGTCTGGATTTCTGGCCACTGGTCTCGCGTCTGATGGTTCCAGCCGGACTGACGCTGCTGGCTTTCCTGATCTGGCCTTCACTGCGTAAGCACGAAGGTAAGCACTCACTGGCGAAACCTTCTTACGCGTTCGCGGCAGTGCTGGCGGCAGGCATGGTGGCAACACTGGTGCAGATGTTCCAGCCTCATCCTACCGTTGCGGCTACGGGCGAAGAGTTACCGTTGATCCCGGTAGACAAAGCGAAACAACAGAAAGACTGGGATAACTACGGCAACACGCCTCAGGGCAGCCGCTTTGTGGCACTCGATCAAATCACCCGCGACAACGTGAAAGATCTGCAGGTCGCGTGGACCTTCCGCACGGGTGATACCCCAGTCAGCCCGACCGGTAACGGCGCAGAAGATCAGCAGACGCCATTACAGATTGGCAATACCCTTTATCTCTGTACGCCGCATAACAACGTTATCGCCGTTGAAGCCAACACGGGTAAGCAGCTCTGGAAACGTGAAATCAACGCCCAGGCTGAAGTCTGGCCGCGCTGCCGTGGTCTGGCTTACTTTGATGCAACCAAACCGCTGCAACAGCCGGACAAGCCGGGTTCTGTACCGGTGACGGCGGCTGTGCTGCCAGCTGGTGACAGCTGTCAGCGCCGTATTCTGATGAATACCATTGATGCGCGTCTGATTGCGATCAACGCCGACAATGGTGAGTTCTGTGAAGATTTTGGTAATCACGGCATCGTAGATCTTAAAGCGGGCCTGGGTCAGGCACCGGACCCACAATATCAGCTGACCTCCGCGCCAACGCTGGCCGGTACCACGGTTGTGGTGGGTGGCCGTGTCGCAGATAACGTACAGACCGATATGCCTGGTGGTGTGTTACGTGGTTTTGACGTGATTACTGGCAAAATGCGCTGGGCGTTTGACCCGGGCAATGTTGACCCGAATGCGATACTGATGCCGGGCAAAGATTATACCCGCAGTACGCCAAACTCATGGGCGCCGATGTCTTATGACCCGGCAATGAACACCGTGTTCATCCCAATGGGGAGTTCGTCAGTTGACCTCTGGGGTGCGAACCGTACCGCGCTGGATCACAAATATGGCGCATCGGTGCTGGCGCTGGATGCCACCACCGGTAAAGAGAAGTGGGTCTATCAGACCGTACATAACGATCTGTGGGACTTCGACCTGCCGATGCAGCCAAGCCTGATCGACTTCCCGCAAAAAGATGGCAGCACCACGCCAGCGGTGGTGATTGGCGGCAAAACCGGCATGATCTTCGTGCTTGACCGTATGACCGGTAAGCCGCTGACCAAAGTCGAAGAACTGCCGATGCCGCAGGGTCATATCCCGAACGAGCAGTACACCAAAACACAGCCGCACTCGACCGGTATGCCGCAGATCGGCAACCAGACGCTGAAAGAGTCTGACATGTGGGGTGCCACGCCGTTTGACCAGCTGGCTTGCCGTATTGGTTTCAAATCGATGCGCTATGACGGTCTGTTCACCGTACCAGACACTGACAAGTCTCTGAGCTTCCCGGGTTCACTGGGTGGAATGAACTGGGGCAGCATGTCGATCGATCCGAACAATCACCTGTTGTTCGTCAATGACATGCGTCTGGGCCTGTGGGTTCAGATGATCCCGGCGGATACCAATAAAACGGCGCGTGGCAGTAACGGTGGCGAAGCGATCAACACCGGTATGGGTGCGGTTCCGCTGAAAGGCACGCCTTATGCTGTGAATAAGAACCGCTTTATGTCACCGCTGGGCATCCCTTGTCAGAAACCGCCATTTGGTACGCTGTCGGCGATTGACCTGAAAACACAGAAAATCGTCTGGCAGGTGCCGGTCGGTACGGTGCAGGATACCGGTCCGTTTGGTATTAAAATGCGCGTGAAAATGCCGATTGGTATGCCAACGCTGGGCGGTACGCTGGCAACGCAGGGTGGCCTGGTGTTCATCGCCGGTACACAGGATTACTACCTGCGCGCCTTTGATGCATCAACCGGTAAAGAAGTGTGGAAAGCACGTCTGCCGGTGGGCAGTCAGGGCGGCCCAATGAGCTACGTCTCACCGAAAGATGGTAAGCAGTACATCCTGATCTCGGCAGGTGGCGCACGTCAGTCACCGGACCGTGGTGATTACGTGATTGCGTACGCGCTGCCAGACAGCAAGTAA
- the xseA gene encoding exodeoxyribonuclease VII large subunit has translation MSLPPIANIFTVSRLNTTVRQLLEKEMGLVWISAEISNFTQPASGHWYFTLKDDGAQVRCAMFRNSNRRVTFRPQHGQQVLVRANITLYEPRGDYQLIAESMHPAGEGLLQQQFELLKAKLATEGLFDPQHKQPLPEPARQVGVITSSTGAALHDVLRVLHRRDPSLPVVIYPTVVQGVDAPAAIVRAIEIANLRNECDVLIVGRGGGSLEDLWSFNDERVARAIFASRIPVVSAVGHETDVTIADFVADLRAPTPSAAAEIVSRNQLELLRQLQSQQQRLEMAMDYYLARQQRLYTRLEHRLQQQHPQLRLARQQTALFRLQQRLGEAMETRLRHATRQQDRLSQRLNAQQPQQRLFEAQKQLQSWHYRLQQSMTSQLNSNKQDFGQLVAQLEGVSPLATLARGFSVTTDNTGQVVKKTAQLQSGDLLRTRLDDGWVESQVTQLLPEKKRRRKTAS, from the coding sequence ATGTCGCTGCCACCCATCGCCAATATTTTTACCGTCAGCCGTCTCAATACGACAGTGCGTCAACTGCTGGAGAAAGAGATGGGTCTGGTCTGGATCAGCGCCGAGATCTCCAACTTCACGCAACCGGCATCCGGTCACTGGTACTTCACGCTGAAAGATGATGGCGCTCAGGTTCGCTGTGCCATGTTCCGTAACAGCAATCGTCGCGTCACCTTCCGTCCGCAGCACGGTCAGCAGGTACTGGTGCGTGCCAACATCACGCTCTATGAGCCCCGCGGTGACTATCAGCTGATTGCCGAGAGTATGCATCCGGCGGGTGAAGGCTTGTTGCAGCAGCAGTTTGAACTGCTGAAAGCAAAACTGGCGACCGAAGGATTGTTCGATCCGCAGCATAAGCAACCACTGCCGGAACCGGCACGCCAGGTCGGGGTTATCACCTCTTCCACCGGTGCGGCACTGCACGATGTGTTACGTGTGCTGCATCGCCGTGATCCTTCGCTGCCCGTGGTGATCTACCCCACCGTAGTTCAGGGTGTTGATGCGCCCGCGGCGATTGTCCGTGCAATTGAAATCGCCAACCTGCGCAATGAGTGCGACGTGTTAATCGTCGGACGCGGCGGCGGTTCACTGGAAGATCTGTGGAGTTTTAATGACGAACGCGTAGCACGCGCCATTTTTGCCAGCCGCATTCCTGTCGTCAGCGCGGTCGGTCACGAAACCGATGTCACCATTGCTGACTTTGTTGCCGATTTACGCGCGCCCACCCCTTCCGCCGCCGCTGAAATTGTCAGCCGTAACCAGCTGGAGCTGCTGCGCCAGTTGCAATCTCAGCAACAGCGGCTGGAGATGGCGATGGATTATTACCTGGCTCGCCAGCAGCGGCTTTATACCCGCCTTGAGCATCGTCTGCAGCAGCAGCACCCGCAGTTGCGTCTGGCTCGTCAGCAGACCGCCCTGTTCCGCCTGCAACAGCGTCTGGGTGAAGCGATGGAAACCCGTCTGCGTCACGCAACACGTCAGCAGGATCGCCTGTCCCAGCGACTCAATGCTCAACAGCCGCAGCAGCGCCTGTTCGAGGCGCAAAAGCAGCTGCAAAGCTGGCACTATCGCCTGCAGCAGAGCATGACCAGCCAGCTGAACAGCAACAAACAGGACTTTGGTCAGTTGGTGGCGCAGCTGGAAGGCGTCAGCCCGCTGGCGACGCTGGCGCGTGGTTTTAGCGTGACCACTGACAACACCGGACAGGTGGTGAAGAAAACCGCACAGCTCCAGAGCGGCGATCTGCTGCGCACCCGCCTTGATGATGGCTGGGTTGAAAGCCAGGTGACACAGCTGTTGCCTGAAAAAAAGCGTCGCCGCAAAACCGCTTCCTGA
- a CDS encoding protealysin inhibitor emfourin, translating into MSDLPELTDDATIIVAREGGMAFIPGLRAERRFMLGELPAPEKERVCHALEQAMPLGEPEEKAAQVGSGDQRYFRIQIQYATRREVGTIVLLIPEQVAPPELQALWRDGK; encoded by the coding sequence ATGAGTGACCTGCCCGAACTCACCGATGATGCCACCATCATCGTCGCGCGTGAAGGCGGCATGGCCTTTATTCCGGGGCTGCGCGCCGAACGTCGTTTTATGCTGGGTGAGCTGCCGGCACCGGAAAAAGAGCGCGTCTGCCATGCGCTGGAGCAGGCAATGCCGCTGGGCGAACCCGAGGAAAAAGCTGCGCAGGTGGGCAGTGGCGATCAGCGCTATTTCCGCATCCAGATTCAGTATGCCACCCGCCGCGAGGTGGGCACCATTGTGCTGCTGATTCCGGAACAGGTGGCACCACCTGAGTTGCAGGCGCTGTGGCGCGACGGCAAATAA
- the bamB gene encoding outer membrane protein assembly factor BamB codes for MELRKYLLPGLISVTLLSGCSLFSGEEDVVKMAPLPKVENQFTPQKVWSTSVGDGVGDFYSNLHPAWQDNTVYAADRFGIVKALDAADGKEKWKVDLSEKTGFFSKNISALLSGGLTADGDRIYVGSERGQVFALNSSDGSVAWQTKVAGEALSRPVVSDGLVLIHTSNGMLQGLDQSSGVVKWSVNLDMPALSLRGESAPAVAFGGAIVGGDNGRVSAVAMNQGQLIWQQRISQVSGATEIDRLNDVDTTPVIVNGVVYALAYNGNLSALDLRSGQILWKREIGGVKDLIVDAGRIYLVDQDDRVIALNTDGGVAIWRQSDLLHRNLTSPVLYNGYLIVGDSEGYLHWLNTTDGRFVAQQELDSSGFQTEPVVASDKLLIQSKDGEVYAITR; via the coding sequence ATGGAATTACGTAAATACCTGCTGCCGGGACTGATTTCAGTCACTTTGCTCAGCGGTTGTTCGCTGTTTAGCGGCGAAGAAGATGTAGTAAAAATGGCCCCGTTGCCGAAGGTCGAAAACCAGTTCACGCCACAGAAAGTGTGGAGCACCTCGGTCGGTGACGGTGTGGGTGATTTCTACTCAAATCTGCATCCTGCCTGGCAGGATAATACGGTTTACGCTGCCGACCGCTTTGGTATCGTCAAAGCACTGGATGCCGCAGACGGTAAAGAAAAGTGGAAAGTCGATCTCTCTGAGAAAACCGGCTTCTTCTCGAAAAATATTTCAGCCCTGCTATCAGGTGGCCTGACGGCCGATGGCGACCGCATTTATGTTGGCAGCGAACGCGGCCAGGTTTTTGCCCTGAACAGCAGCGATGGTAGCGTGGCCTGGCAGACGAAAGTCGCCGGTGAAGCGCTGTCACGTCCGGTGGTCAGCGATGGTCTGGTGCTGATTCATACCAGCAACGGCATGTTGCAGGGACTGGATCAGAGCAGCGGTGTGGTGAAGTGGAGCGTCAACCTGGATATGCCAGCGCTGTCTCTGCGCGGTGAATCTGCGCCGGCTGTGGCCTTTGGCGGCGCAATTGTCGGTGGCGACAACGGCCGTGTCAGTGCCGTGGCAATGAACCAGGGACAGCTGATCTGGCAGCAGCGTATTTCTCAGGTCAGCGGTGCCACGGAGATTGACCGTCTTAATGACGTCGATACCACACCGGTTATCGTTAACGGCGTCGTTTATGCACTGGCCTACAATGGCAATCTGTCGGCGCTGGATCTGCGTTCAGGTCAGATTTTGTGGAAACGCGAAATCGGCGGTGTGAAGGATCTGATTGTTGATGCCGGCCGTATCTATCTGGTCGATCAGGACGATCGTGTGATCGCTCTTAACACTGACGGCGGTGTTGCCATCTGGCGTCAAAGCGATCTGCTGCATCGCAACCTGACTTCACCGGTGCTCTACAACGGTTATCTGATAGTCGGTGACAGCGAAGGTTATCTGCACTGGCTGAACACCACAGATGGACGTTTTGTCGCGCAGCAGGAACTGGATAGCTCAGGCTTCCAGACCGAGCCGGTAGTTGCCAGCGACAAGCTGCTGATCCAGTCCAAAGACGGTGAGGTTTATGCGATTACCCGTTAA
- a CDS encoding M4 family metallopeptidase, with amino-acid sequence MPYCVIPPYILRKIIAHGSGHQQEQARRTLTHVQHLMAEHWQKPTGVKTAAGGHVDREIYDAQSQETLPGKLIRQEGQPGNDDVAAEEAWDYLGVTYDFFWQAYQRNSLDNQGLKLLGTVHYGEKYQNAFWNGQQMVFGDGDGEIFNRFTIAIDVVAHELAHGVTENEAGLIYFEQAGALNESLSDVFGSLVKQFSKKQRADEADWLIGEGLLAKGINGRGLRSMSEPGTAYDDPMLGKDPQPAHMDHYVKTREDNGGVHINSGIPNRAFYLAAKALGGYAWEQAGYAWYDTVCDDELPQNADFKTFARFTVEHGKKRFDASVSNAIEQAWKEVGVL; translated from the coding sequence ATGCCTTATTGCGTTATCCCTCCCTATATCCTTCGCAAGATCATCGCACACGGTTCCGGCCACCAGCAGGAGCAGGCGCGTCGCACCCTGACGCACGTTCAACATCTCATGGCGGAACACTGGCAAAAGCCGACCGGCGTTAAAACGGCGGCGGGCGGTCATGTGGATCGTGAAATTTATGATGCCCAGAGCCAGGAAACCTTGCCGGGCAAGCTGATTCGTCAGGAGGGCCAGCCCGGTAATGATGATGTCGCGGCTGAAGAAGCCTGGGACTACCTTGGGGTGACCTATGACTTCTTCTGGCAGGCTTATCAGCGTAACTCGCTGGATAATCAGGGGCTGAAACTGCTGGGTACCGTGCACTATGGTGAAAAATACCAGAACGCTTTCTGGAACGGTCAGCAGATGGTATTTGGTGATGGTGACGGTGAAATTTTTAATCGCTTCACCATTGCGATTGACGTTGTGGCGCATGAACTGGCGCATGGCGTCACAGAAAATGAAGCCGGGTTAATCTACTTTGAGCAGGCTGGCGCGCTGAATGAGTCGCTGTCGGATGTCTTTGGCTCGCTGGTGAAACAGTTCAGTAAAAAACAGCGCGCCGATGAGGCGGACTGGCTTATCGGTGAAGGCCTGCTGGCGAAAGGCATCAACGGACGTGGTCTGCGATCGATGTCTGAACCTGGCACCGCCTACGATGACCCGATGCTGGGCAAAGATCCGCAACCGGCACACATGGATCACTACGTGAAAACCCGTGAAGATAATGGCGGCGTTCATATCAACTCCGGCATTCCTAACCGGGCCTTTTATCTGGCGGCCAAAGCGCTGGGTGGTTATGCCTGGGAACAGGCGGGATATGCCTGGTACGACACCGTGTGTGACGACGAACTGCCACAGAATGCGGACTTTAAGACCTTTGCCCGCTTCACCGTTGAGCATGGTAAAAAACGCTTCGACGCGTCGGTCAGCAATGCTATTGAACAGGCGTGGAAGGAGGTTGGCGTGCTATGA
- the hisS gene encoding histidine--tRNA ligase, which yields MAKNIQAIRGMNDYLPADTALWQRIEGVLKQTLASYGYSEIRLPLVEQTPLFKRAIGEVTDVVEKEMYTFDDRNGESLTLRPEGTAGCVRAGIEHGLLYNQEQRLWYMGPMFRYERPQKGRYRQFYQIGVEVFGLQGPDIDAELIMLNARWWKALGISEHVRLELNSIGSLEARAHYRDALVAFLEQHKEVLDEDCKRRMYSNPMRVLDSKNSDVQQLLNDAPQLGDYLDDESREHFSGLCALLDDAGISYTVNQRLVRGLDYYNRTVIEWVTDSLGSQGTVCGGGRYDGLVEQLGGRATPAVGFAMGMERLVLLVQAVNPEFEPTSNVDVYVIASGQGVQSAAMQLAEKLRDEAPELRLMTNFGGGNFKKQFARADKWGARVALVLGEDEVKAGQVVIKDLRRGEQQTLDQAEAAAVLRTLLQ from the coding sequence GTGGCGAAGAATATTCAGGCGATTCGCGGGATGAACGACTACCTGCCTGCGGATACTGCCCTCTGGCAACGGATTGAAGGCGTTCTCAAGCAGACGCTGGCGAGCTACGGTTACAGCGAAATTCGCTTACCGCTGGTAGAGCAAACCCCACTGTTTAAGCGCGCCATCGGTGAAGTCACCGACGTGGTTGAAAAAGAGATGTATACCTTTGACGATCGCAACGGCGAAAGCCTGACGCTGCGTCCGGAAGGCACAGCAGGCTGCGTGCGAGCCGGTATCGAACACGGTTTACTCTACAACCAGGAACAGCGTCTGTGGTACATGGGTCCCATGTTCCGCTATGAGCGTCCGCAGAAAGGCCGCTATCGTCAGTTCTATCAGATTGGCGTGGAAGTTTTTGGTCTGCAGGGACCAGACATCGATGCTGAACTGATCATGCTGAATGCCCGCTGGTGGAAAGCCCTGGGTATCTCTGAGCACGTTCGCCTTGAACTTAACTCTATCGGTTCGCTGGAAGCGCGTGCTCACTACCGTGATGCGCTCGTCGCCTTCCTTGAACAGCACAAAGAGGTGCTGGACGAGGATTGCAAACGCCGCATGTACAGCAATCCGATGCGTGTTCTCGACAGTAAAAATTCCGACGTTCAGCAACTGCTGAATGATGCGCCACAGCTTGGCGACTACCTGGATGATGAATCACGTGAACATTTCAGCGGCCTGTGTGCCTTGCTGGATGATGCCGGAATCAGCTACACCGTCAATCAGCGTCTGGTGCGCGGTCTGGATTACTACAACCGCACCGTGATTGAGTGGGTGACGGATAGCCTGGGTTCACAGGGCACGGTATGCGGCGGCGGTCGCTATGATGGCCTGGTTGAGCAGCTCGGTGGCCGCGCGACACCTGCCGTTGGCTTTGCAATGGGTATGGAGCGTCTGGTATTGCTGGTTCAGGCAGTTAATCCTGAATTTGAACCGACGAGCAATGTGGATGTCTATGTTATCGCTTCAGGTCAGGGCGTGCAGTCTGCTGCGATGCAGCTGGCTGAGAAATTGCGTGATGAAGCGCCTGAACTGAGGCTGATGACCAACTTTGGCGGCGGCAACTTCAAGAAGCAATTTGCCCGTGCTGACAAGTGGGGCGCGCGCGTTGCCCTGGTGTTAGGCGAGGATGAAGTTAAAGCCGGTCAGGTCGTGATTAAAGATCTGCGCCGTGGCGAGCAGCAAACGCTGGATCAGGCAGAGGCTGCTGCTGTATTGCGTACGCTGCTACAGTAA
- a CDS encoding YfgM family protein — protein MEVYSNENEQTDALRNFFASNGKALAIGVVIGIAALGGWRYWSSHQDDTAKSVSAQYQQLTSAMQAGKPETLEAVNRFASENSNTYGALAAMDLAKQYVDAGQLDKAASLLQNGLKDTKDANLQAVINLRLARIQLQQNQADAALKTLDGVKGDGWTAIVADIRGEALLTKGDKQGARDAWSKGVESDASPALKQMMQMKMNNLS, from the coding sequence GTGGAAGTGTATAGCAATGAAAACGAGCAGACCGACGCGCTGCGCAACTTTTTTGCCAGTAATGGCAAAGCGTTAGCCATTGGCGTAGTGATCGGCATTGCTGCGCTGGGTGGCTGGCGTTACTGGAGCAGTCATCAGGATGATACGGCGAAATCGGTATCCGCACAGTATCAGCAGCTGACCAGCGCCATGCAGGCAGGCAAGCCGGAAACGCTGGAAGCGGTAAACCGTTTTGCCAGTGAAAACAGCAACACTTACGGTGCTCTGGCCGCGATGGATCTGGCGAAGCAGTACGTTGACGCCGGTCAGCTTGATAAAGCGGCATCACTGCTGCAAAACGGTCTGAAAGATACCAAAGATGCCAATCTGCAGGCGGTGATTAACCTGCGCCTGGCACGCATTCAACTGCAACAGAATCAAGCAGATGCGGCGCTTAAAACCCTTGACGGTGTGAAGGGTGATGGCTGGACAGCCATTGTGGCCGATATTCGCGGCGAAGCGCTGCTGACCAAAGGCGACAAGCAGGGCGCGCGCGATGCATGGAGTAAAGGGGTTGAATCTGACGCCTCTCCGGCATTGAAGCAAATGATGCAGATGAAGATGAATAACTTAAGCTAA
- the der gene encoding ribosome biogenesis GTPase Der — translation MVPVVALVGRPNVGKSTLFNRLTRTRDALVADFPGLTRDRKYGRAEVEGREFIVIDTGGIDGTEEGVETRMAEQSLLAIEEADVVLFMVDARAGMMAADQQIAKHLRSRQKATFLVANKTDGMDPDQAIVDFYSLGLGEIHAIAASHGRGVSSLIEEALLPWMEKVEAVELTEEEENQAYWAALEADEIAEQEAAEEEENFDPTGLPIKLAIVGRPNVGKSTLTNRILGEDRVVVYDMPGTTRDSIYIPMERDGREYVLIDTAGVRKRAKISDTVEKFSVIKTLQAIEDANVVMLVIDAHAGISDQDLSLLGFILNSGRSLVIVVNKWDGLSQEVRDEVKETLDFRLGFIDFARIHFISALHGSGVGNLFESITEAYDCSTRRVNTSLLTRIMNMAADDHQPPLVRGRRVKLKYAHAGGYNPPIVVIHGNQVKDLPDSYKRYLMNYFRKSLNVMGTPIRIQFKEGDNPYEGKRNLLTPTQQRKRKRLMAHMKKNKR, via the coding sequence ATGGTACCTGTGGTCGCGCTGGTTGGGCGTCCCAATGTGGGAAAATCTACGCTATTCAACCGTTTAACACGCACACGTGATGCGCTGGTAGCGGATTTTCCTGGACTGACTCGCGATCGCAAATATGGTCGCGCCGAAGTGGAAGGGCGCGAATTTATTGTTATTGATACCGGTGGTATCGACGGCACCGAAGAGGGTGTTGAAACGCGGATGGCTGAACAGTCACTGCTGGCGATCGAAGAAGCCGATGTTGTGCTGTTTATGGTGGATGCGCGTGCGGGCATGATGGCCGCCGATCAGCAAATTGCGAAGCATCTCCGTTCCCGTCAGAAAGCGACCTTCCTGGTGGCAAATAAAACTGACGGGATGGATCCGGATCAGGCGATTGTCGACTTCTATTCACTGGGCCTGGGCGAAATCCACGCCATTGCGGCGTCGCATGGTCGTGGTGTGAGCAGCCTGATTGAAGAGGCGCTGCTGCCGTGGATGGAAAAAGTTGAGGCGGTCGAGCTCACTGAAGAAGAAGAGAACCAGGCTTACTGGGCTGCGTTAGAAGCTGACGAGATTGCTGAGCAGGAAGCCGCAGAGGAAGAAGAAAACTTCGACCCGACGGGCCTGCCGATCAAACTGGCTATCGTTGGTCGTCCAAACGTAGGTAAGTCAACGCTTACCAACCGCATTCTCGGTGAAGACCGCGTGGTGGTCTACGATATGCCGGGCACCACCCGCGACAGCATCTACATTCCGATGGAGCGCGATGGACGTGAATACGTTCTGATCGACACCGCCGGTGTCCGTAAGCGTGCCAAAATCTCTGACACTGTAGAGAAATTCTCGGTGATCAAGACGCTGCAGGCGATTGAAGATGCCAACGTGGTGATGCTTGTGATTGATGCGCATGCCGGCATTTCCGATCAGGATCTCTCACTGCTTGGCTTCATTCTCAACAGTGGTCGCTCGCTGGTGATTGTGGTCAACAAATGGGATGGCCTGTCGCAGGAAGTACGTGATGAAGTGAAAGAGACGCTGGACTTCCGTCTGGGCTTTATCGATTTCGCCCGTATCCACTTTATCTCTGCGCTGCACGGCAGCGGCGTGGGTAATCTGTTCGAGTCGATCACTGAAGCTTATGACTGCTCGACCCGACGCGTAAATACCTCGCTGCTGACGCGCATCATGAACATGGCTGCAGACGATCACCAGCCGCCGCTGGTACGCGGTCGCCGCGTTAAGCTGAAATACGCGCATGCCGGTGGTTATAACCCGCCTATCGTAGTGATCCACGGTAATCAGGTGAAGGATCTGCCCGATTCTTACAAACGCTATCTGATGAACTACTTCCGTAAATCACTGAACGTGATGGGAACGCCAATTCGTATTCAGTTCAAAGAGGGTGATAACCCTTATGAAGGCAAACGTAACCTGCTGACGCCAACGCAGCAGCGTAAACGTAAGCGTCTGATGGCGCATATGAAAAAGAATAAGCGTTAA